From one Bacillus sp. FJAT-42376 genomic stretch:
- a CDS encoding sugar ABC transporter substrate-binding protein translates to MKKYWAVLIAAVMTVGMLSACSSKGTGGSAGDGGKPKGEITVWGWNVAASSMELAVDQFQKKYPDVKVKVQDIGRLDLYDKLTVGLAANGAGLPDVLMVESDRLDNYKKQFPKGFMDLSEKGFDQYEDKFGKSKIATAKNKDGKFIAMPWDIGPTGVFYRTDLFEKAGVDPKSIETWDDFIEAGKVIKEKTNAAMVPVDIAKDDALYRMMLNQQSAFYFDEKGNIDFQSEESVKAMSMIQKLQENKLIANVDGWDGTVTATVNGTVATVPFGVWYTGTIMEQAKDLEGKWDVMQLPAFEKGGNRNANLGGSDIVIPAASKNKEAAYAFAEFFTTDKDTQVNVLKKYGIFPSLLETYEDKYFDEPVAFFNNQPIFRMFADEVKDIPAANYTNDYPRGLKYAADAQAAALLDMKDPAEVLKAAADQLANESKREINK, encoded by the coding sequence ATGAAAAAGTACTGGGCAGTTCTGATTGCTGCGGTGATGACAGTTGGGATGCTGTCTGCCTGCAGCTCGAAAGGAACGGGTGGTTCCGCTGGGGATGGCGGAAAGCCTAAGGGCGAAATTACCGTTTGGGGATGGAATGTTGCTGCAAGCTCTATGGAACTGGCCGTTGATCAGTTCCAGAAAAAGTATCCGGATGTAAAAGTCAAGGTTCAGGATATCGGTCGTCTGGATTTATACGATAAGCTCACAGTGGGACTTGCCGCGAACGGTGCCGGACTTCCGGACGTTCTAATGGTGGAAAGCGATCGTCTCGATAACTACAAAAAGCAGTTCCCGAAAGGGTTCATGGATCTTTCTGAAAAAGGCTTCGATCAATATGAAGATAAGTTCGGAAAATCCAAGATTGCCACAGCGAAAAACAAAGATGGAAAATTTATCGCCATGCCTTGGGACATCGGGCCAACAGGCGTATTTTATAGAACCGATCTTTTTGAAAAAGCGGGCGTAGACCCAAAATCGATTGAAACGTGGGATGATTTCATCGAGGCGGGCAAAGTCATTAAGGAAAAAACAAATGCAGCAATGGTGCCGGTTGATATTGCAAAAGACGATGCTTTGTACCGGATGATGCTGAATCAGCAGAGTGCTTTTTATTTTGATGAAAAAGGAAACATCGACTTTCAGTCAGAAGAGTCGGTGAAAGCCATGTCGATGATTCAGAAGCTTCAGGAAAACAAGCTTATTGCAAACGTCGACGGCTGGGACGGGACCGTTACAGCCACGGTGAACGGAACTGTTGCGACTGTGCCATTCGGTGTCTGGTACACAGGCACGATCATGGAGCAGGCAAAAGACCTTGAAGGAAAATGGGATGTTATGCAGCTTCCGGCCTTTGAAAAAGGCGGCAACCGCAATGCCAACCTTGGCGGATCGGACATCGTGATCCCTGCCGCGTCTAAAAACAAAGAGGCAGCGTACGCATTTGCTGAATTTTTCACAACCGATAAAGATACACAAGTCAACGTACTAAAAAAATACGGAATTTTTCCTTCCCTGCTTGAAACATACGAAGACAAATATTTTGATGAGCCGGTTGCTTTCTTTAATAACCAGCCGATCTTCCGCATGTTTGCAGATGAAGTAAAAGACATTCCGGCGGCTAACTATACAAACGATTACCCTCGCGGACTGAAATATGCGGCAGATGCACAGGCTGCGGCCCTGCTGGATATGAAGGACCCGGCAGAAGTGCTGAAGGCAGCTGCTGATCAGCTGGCAAATGAATCGAAACGCGAAATCAATAAGTAA
- a CDS encoding sugar ABC transporter permease has protein sequence MAELQKKTAPSQVFEPKTYRKSWITPKNFPYILIAPTVILFCLFTVYPVISSFIMSFQKSDGAEMAFVGLENYVRLFKDPLFLTALKNTFFILIIQVPIQLFLALILAAALNSKLIKMKAFFRISYFMPAITALVAYSIVFMIMLDENYGIINYFLSLLGMEKVGWLTSTTWSKVALMIAITWRWTGYNMVIYLAGLQNVSESLYEAASIDGAGRVRQFFYITIPQLRPIILFTFVLSTIGTLQLFDEPFILTEGGPNNSTLTISLYLYQNGFKYFDFGYASAIAYVLVIMIAFLSWIQMKVAGDRD, from the coding sequence ATGGCAGAACTTCAAAAAAAGACAGCTCCCAGCCAGGTCTTTGAACCAAAGACTTACAGGAAAAGTTGGATCACACCGAAAAACTTTCCCTATATTCTCATTGCACCTACGGTCATTCTCTTCTGCTTATTTACGGTCTATCCGGTCATCTCTTCTTTCATTATGAGCTTTCAGAAAAGCGACGGAGCCGAAATGGCGTTTGTAGGACTTGAAAATTACGTGAGGCTTTTCAAGGATCCTCTATTTTTAACCGCGTTGAAGAATACGTTCTTTATCCTGATTATTCAAGTACCGATCCAGCTCTTCCTGGCCTTGATTCTTGCCGCGGCCCTGAATTCAAAGCTTATTAAAATGAAGGCGTTTTTCCGGATTTCCTATTTTATGCCGGCCATTACTGCCCTTGTCGCGTATTCTATCGTTTTCATGATTATGCTGGATGAAAACTATGGAATCATCAACTATTTTCTATCTCTGCTGGGAATGGAAAAAGTGGGCTGGCTGACGAGTACTACATGGTCGAAAGTCGCCCTCATGATTGCCATCACCTGGAGATGGACAGGCTACAATATGGTGATTTACCTTGCGGGACTTCAGAACGTATCCGAATCCTTATATGAAGCCGCAAGCATTGACGGGGCTGGGAGAGTCCGTCAGTTCTTCTACATTACGATTCCGCAGCTGCGTCCGATTATTTTGTTTACCTTCGTGCTGTCTACAATTGGAACGCTGCAGCTTTTTGATGAACCGTTTATTCTGACAGAGGGCGGACCGAATAACTCTACGCTAACCATTTCTCTATATTTATACCAAAATGGGTTTAAGTATTTTGATTTTGGCTATGCCTCCGCCATCGCTTATGTGCTTGTCATCATGATTGCGTTTCTCTCTTGGATTCAGATGAAAGTCGCAGGTGACCGAGACTGA
- a CDS encoding carbohydrate ABC transporter permease, whose translation MKTQKTISKGLLYVLLIAGVICSIGPFYWMVIGATHSSGEIFKVPPNFLPGSELWNNLKNLDESIGILKVLGNSLTITLIYTALALMICSASGYAFAKFKFKGRDAIFFVLLLAIMIPYHVTLIPLFKMMAALEWINTYQAVILPNLAYPFAIFLMRQNMKALPDSLLEAARVDGAGEFKIFFTIVLPTMKPSLAAVAIFLFMFQWNNFLWPLVILNTQDMYTLPVALSSLIGLSKVDYGQLMMGTAISTLPIMIFFLLLQRQFISGMLGSSVKE comes from the coding sequence ATGAAAACACAAAAAACCATTTCAAAAGGACTGCTGTATGTTCTTCTTATTGCCGGAGTCATCTGCTCCATTGGCCCATTTTACTGGATGGTAATCGGGGCAACGCATTCAAGCGGGGAGATCTTTAAGGTGCCTCCGAATTTTCTTCCGGGAAGCGAACTGTGGAACAACCTGAAAAACCTGGATGAATCCATTGGCATTCTAAAGGTTCTCGGAAATTCCCTCACGATTACGCTCATTTATACGGCGCTTGCCCTTATGATCTGCTCCGCCTCGGGCTATGCGTTTGCGAAGTTCAAATTCAAAGGGAGAGATGCCATCTTTTTCGTCCTGCTCTTAGCGATTATGATCCCGTATCATGTGACGCTGATTCCGCTGTTTAAAATGATGGCAGCCCTTGAGTGGATCAACACATACCAGGCAGTTATCCTGCCGAATCTTGCGTATCCTTTCGCGATTTTCCTGATGCGGCAGAATATGAAGGCGCTCCCGGATTCTCTGCTTGAAGCAGCGAGAGTGGACGGAGCAGGCGAATTTAAAATCTTTTTTACCATCGTGCTTCCGACGATGAAGCCCTCCCTTGCAGCGGTGGCCATCTTTCTGTTTATGTTTCAATGGAATAACTTTTTGTGGCCGCTTGTGATTCTCAATACACAGGATATGTACACTTTACCGGTTGCCCTGTCGAGCCTGATCGGGCTATCAAAAGTCGACTACGGACAGCTGATGATGGGAACGGCTATTTCCACTTTGCCGATCATGATTTTCTTCCTGCTGCTGCAGCGCCAGTTTATTTCAGGAATGCTCGGGAGCTCTGTTAAAGAATAG
- a CDS encoding ROK family transcriptional regulator, with amino-acid sequence MASHLVGSFQLMKSLNRSLILNTIRSAGGISRAEIAKKTRLTPPTVTNIAGELLHEGLVVEGQHGPSSGGRKPILLKINSQGFFVAGIDVGVRKIRFALTNLDAKVMLQNTIPIHDSMTEDEFVNIMTREVQSLVKTAAVPKEKLIGIGIGMHGIVNSADGVALFAPNLNLKNIPLKQRLEEELQVPVRVENDARAMALGESWFGNGAGAGDLICINVGYGIGAGILMDHQLFRGRHGLAGEIGHTVADLNGSRCTCGNYGCLQTVAGHDGLKRAVMKEMSFGRKTLITEFTGGNENLITGKLIHKAALQGDELAIETFRNAGRYLGTAVTNLIHIVNPSKIIIGGGLSKAGSFLLDPLREVVKQRALDEEAKETKIVQSGLGDQAALIGAVTLVLAEMFSVQYDRREEVL; translated from the coding sequence ATGGCCAGCCATCTCGTTGGAAGCTTTCAATTAATGAAATCGCTTAACCGTTCGCTGATTCTCAATACCATTCGGTCAGCAGGCGGGATATCAAGGGCAGAAATCGCCAAGAAAACAAGGCTCACACCTCCCACCGTCACGAATATTGCGGGAGAGCTGCTCCATGAAGGACTTGTTGTAGAGGGACAGCACGGCCCCTCGAGCGGAGGAAGAAAGCCAATACTCTTGAAGATTAATTCCCAGGGCTTTTTTGTAGCCGGCATTGATGTAGGGGTAAGAAAAATCCGGTTTGCCCTCACCAATCTTGATGCGAAAGTTATGCTTCAAAATACGATCCCTATCCATGATTCGATGACAGAGGATGAGTTCGTAAACATTATGACCCGCGAAGTTCAAAGTCTCGTAAAAACGGCAGCCGTTCCGAAAGAAAAACTGATTGGCATCGGAATCGGAATGCACGGAATTGTGAACTCGGCGGATGGCGTCGCCTTATTCGCCCCCAATCTGAACCTGAAAAATATTCCGCTGAAGCAAAGACTTGAAGAGGAGCTCCAAGTGCCGGTCAGAGTGGAAAACGATGCGAGAGCGATGGCCCTCGGGGAGTCATGGTTCGGCAATGGTGCTGGAGCGGGAGATTTGATCTGCATCAATGTAGGATATGGAATCGGAGCGGGAATCCTAATGGACCATCAGCTATTCAGAGGGCGCCATGGGCTTGCAGGAGAAATCGGACATACCGTCGCTGATTTAAATGGATCGAGATGCACATGCGGAAATTATGGATGCCTTCAAACCGTTGCCGGACATGATGGATTAAAGCGGGCCGTTATGAAGGAAATGTCATTTGGGAGAAAAACATTGATTACGGAATTCACCGGCGGAAATGAAAATCTGATTACCGGAAAACTGATCCATAAAGCAGCTCTCCAGGGAGATGAGCTTGCGATTGAAACCTTCCGGAATGCAGGGAGATATCTCGGAACAGCGGTTACGAATCTGATTCATATCGTCAATCCTTCAAAAATTATCATCGGCGGCGGACTCTCAAAAGCCGGATCCTTTTTGCTGGATCCATTAAGAGAGGTCGTGAAACAGCGGGCGCTGGATGAAGAGGCAAAGGAAACGAAAATTGTCCAGTCCGGTCTGGGTGATCAGGCTGCTTTAATTGGTGCCGTCACGCTCGTTTTGGCTGAGATGTTTTCGGTTCAATATGATCGGAGAGAAGAAGTTTTATAA
- a CDS encoding sugar ABC transporter substrate-binding protein encodes MKKVSIILCVVLGMALLSGCSGKKENPNKLTAWVWNVNVPVLKAAEKRYKEQHPDFDLEIVEMGTSDVYQKLTTGLLAGGQGLPDIVLVEDDRIQGYLNSFPDAFLNLSKQGFGKKEESMFPEYKRNLVSKNGDMYAFPFDAGPTGVFYRTDIFKAAGVKAEDIETWSDYVEAGRTIKEKTGKDMAGLDLNGDDGLYRMMLNQQGTFYFDEKEKPNLTSEESKRAMEIHKQLKDADLVKNTVGWDAWISSMVQGDVATAPSGAWLAGSITQQGKESAGKWGVIPLPAFEEGGNRASNLGGSNYTIMKSSKNPDAAFDFLEYFSTDEQTQIEAMNGGLFPSLTTIYDEKVFTDGVDFFGGQAIWKTLADQMTSIPSVHYTGYFPYAKDEAVKAQSQATSGQLTIEEAFKAAQKRLKNRML; translated from the coding sequence ATGAAAAAAGTAAGCATCATACTTTGTGTTGTTTTAGGAATGGCGCTGCTTTCCGGCTGTTCGGGAAAAAAGGAGAACCCGAATAAACTGACGGCCTGGGTTTGGAATGTCAATGTTCCGGTACTGAAAGCTGCTGAAAAACGCTATAAAGAGCAGCATCCTGATTTTGATCTTGAGATTGTGGAGATGGGGACGAGCGATGTTTATCAGAAGCTTACGACCGGTCTTCTTGCAGGGGGACAAGGACTGCCGGACATTGTGCTGGTAGAGGATGACCGGATTCAAGGCTATTTAAATTCCTTCCCGGATGCCTTTCTGAACTTATCCAAACAGGGATTTGGGAAAAAGGAAGAATCAATGTTCCCGGAATATAAAAGAAACCTTGTTTCAAAGAACGGAGATATGTATGCGTTTCCTTTTGACGCAGGTCCAACGGGGGTATTTTACCGGACGGATATTTTCAAGGCTGCCGGTGTAAAGGCAGAGGATATTGAAACGTGGTCTGACTATGTGGAGGCTGGAAGAACAATTAAAGAGAAAACAGGCAAGGATATGGCGGGCCTCGACTTAAACGGTGATGATGGTCTTTACAGAATGATGCTGAATCAGCAGGGTACATTTTACTTCGATGAAAAGGAAAAACCGAATTTAACCTCGGAAGAATCCAAAAGAGCGATGGAAATTCATAAGCAGCTGAAAGATGCGGATCTTGTGAAAAATACAGTCGGATGGGATGCCTGGATCAGCTCCATGGTCCAAGGCGATGTAGCGACTGCCCCGTCTGGAGCCTGGCTTGCCGGATCCATCACCCAGCAGGGAAAAGAGTCTGCAGGAAAATGGGGAGTCATCCCGCTTCCAGCATTTGAAGAGGGCGGGAACCGTGCTTCCAATCTCGGAGGCAGCAACTATACCATTATGAAATCCTCTAAAAATCCTGATGCGGCTTTTGATTTTCTTGAGTATTTCTCAACCGATGAACAGACACAGATCGAAGCAATGAACGGCGGGCTTTTTCCTTCTCTAACAACCATCTATGATGAAAAGGTCTTTACAGACGGTGTGGATTTCTTTGGCGGTCAGGCCATCTGGAAAACACTGGCTGATCAGATGACAAGCATCCCATCCGTTCATTACACGGGGTATTTCCCTTATGCCAAGGATGAAGCAGTAAAAGCACAATCCCAGGCAACAAGCGGACAGCTCACCATTGAAGAAGCATTTAAAGCCGCGCAAAAGCGATTGAAAAACAGAATGCTGTAA
- a CDS encoding ROK family transcriptional regulator, with translation MANHLVGSFQLMKSLNRSLILNIIRSSGSISRADIAKKTRLTPPTVTNIVHELLNEGLVLEGQTGPSNGGRKPIMLRINSKNFYIIGVDVGVKKIRFAMTDLNADILFKNMVSINEKMREEELVRTIVKQIYMLIDQSAVPREKIMGIGIGMHGIVDAEKGISIFAPGLHMKNIPLKSMLETEFMIPVKVENDVRAMALGEAWFGNGIGFEDLICINIGYGIGAGIIMNGQLFRGRHGLAGEIGHTVVDLNGPKCTCGSYGCLQTLAAHDGLKHAAVKEIILGRQTLISELAEGNVEKISGKIIHQAAGQGDGLAIEILRSTGKYLGAAISNLVHILNPPKIIIGGGISKAGHFLLEPLKEVVQKRALSEEARNTLIVESGLGDRAGLVGAVTLVLADMFSLNYENRRQTV, from the coding sequence GTGGCAAACCACTTAGTCGGAAGTTTTCAGCTAATGAAGTCCCTGAACCGGTCGCTTATTTTAAATATTATCCGGTCATCGGGTTCGATATCGAGAGCAGATATCGCCAAAAAAACGAGACTCACCCCGCCGACGGTGACGAATATCGTCCATGAACTGCTGAATGAAGGGCTCGTGCTGGAGGGGCAGACAGGTCCTTCAAACGGCGGGCGGAAGCCGATTATGCTGAGAATCAATTCAAAGAATTTTTACATTATCGGGGTGGATGTCGGGGTCAAAAAAATCCGTTTTGCCATGACGGATCTAAATGCGGACATTCTGTTCAAGAATATGGTTTCCATAAATGAAAAAATGAGAGAAGAAGAGCTTGTCAGAACCATTGTTAAGCAGATTTACATGCTGATTGATCAATCTGCGGTTCCGAGGGAAAAAATTATGGGAATTGGAATCGGGATGCACGGAATTGTTGACGCTGAAAAGGGAATCTCCATTTTCGCACCCGGTCTTCATATGAAGAACATTCCGCTCAAAAGTATGCTGGAGACAGAATTTATGATTCCGGTGAAGGTAGAAAATGACGTGAGGGCGATGGCACTTGGAGAAGCATGGTTTGGCAATGGAATCGGATTTGAAGATTTGATCTGCATCAATATCGGATATGGTATTGGAGCGGGGATCATTATGAATGGCCAGCTTTTCAGAGGACGGCATGGACTGGCGGGGGAAATCGGTCATACGGTCGTTGATTTAAATGGACCAAAGTGCACATGCGGAAGCTACGGCTGCCTGCAGACGCTTGCAGCCCATGATGGATTGAAGCATGCGGCGGTAAAAGAAATTATTTTGGGAAGACAAACGCTTATTTCCGAGCTTGCGGAAGGAAATGTGGAAAAAATCAGCGGAAAGATCATCCACCAGGCTGCAGGGCAGGGCGATGGACTGGCCATTGAGATTCTGCGCTCTACAGGCAAATACCTCGGTGCGGCCATCTCCAATTTAGTCCATATCCTGAATCCTCCGAAAATCATTATTGGGGGAGGAATATCGAAGGCCGGGCATTTTTTGCTGGAACCCCTCAAGGAAGTCGTTCAAAAACGCGCTTTAAGTGAGGAAGCGAGGAATACCCTCATCGTGGAATCGGGGCTTGGAGACCGGGCCGGGCTTGTCGGAGCCGTCACTCTCGTTCTCGCAGACATGTTTTCGCTAAACTATGAAAATAGGAGACAAACTGTATAA
- the ssuD gene encoding FMNH2-dependent alkanesulfonate monooxygenase: MNVFWFFPTAGDGHYLGKRAGERKPDIHYLKQIAAALDSLGYDGALLPTGANCEDSWVTASYLASVTQKLKFLIALRPGLMSPTLSARMAATFDHFSDGRLLLNVVTGGDPAEQAAFGSYHSHDERYEVTDEFLDIWRQVMEGKRVDHKGKHLEVTGASIPEPPVQKPYPPLYFGGSSPAGKTVGAKHADVYLLWGQPPAQIKEKIAEMKEKAAKEGRTLTFGIRLHAIVRETEAEAWEAAERLIRHVDDSVIKEFEDRHASFDSTAQRTQSSLHGGSKLREKLEIAPNLWAGIGLAREGAGTAIVGDPDILAERMKEYEEAGVDTFILSGYPHLEEAYRFAELVFPKLNKA, from the coding sequence ATGAATGTATTCTGGTTTTTTCCAACCGCAGGTGACGGACATTATTTAGGGAAAAGAGCAGGTGAACGGAAGCCTGACATCCATTATTTAAAACAGATTGCGGCTGCTTTGGACAGCCTTGGATATGACGGTGCTCTTCTGCCGACAGGTGCAAATTGCGAAGATTCATGGGTTACTGCTTCCTATTTGGCATCTGTTACACAAAAACTGAAATTTCTGATCGCGCTCCGGCCGGGACTGATGTCGCCAACCCTGTCTGCAAGAATGGCCGCTACATTTGACCATTTTTCGGATGGCCGTCTTTTATTGAATGTTGTAACAGGCGGAGACCCGGCTGAACAAGCCGCTTTCGGAAGCTATCACAGCCATGACGAGCGGTACGAAGTGACCGATGAGTTTCTGGATATTTGGAGACAAGTGATGGAAGGAAAACGGGTGGATCATAAAGGAAAGCATCTGGAAGTGACGGGAGCAAGCATCCCTGAGCCGCCTGTACAAAAGCCGTATCCGCCTCTTTATTTCGGAGGCTCATCTCCTGCAGGAAAGACGGTGGGAGCAAAGCATGCGGATGTATACCTGCTGTGGGGACAGCCGCCTGCACAAATAAAAGAAAAGATTGCAGAGATGAAAGAAAAGGCTGCAAAGGAAGGCAGAACGCTCACCTTTGGTATCAGGCTTCATGCTATTGTCAGAGAGACGGAAGCAGAAGCATGGGAAGCAGCGGAGCGGCTGATCCGTCATGTAGATGATTCGGTCATAAAGGAATTCGAAGACCGCCACGCGTCCTTCGATTCAACGGCGCAGCGTACGCAATCTTCCCTGCACGGCGGTTCCAAGCTTCGTGAAAAATTGGAGATTGCGCCAAACCTTTGGGCAGGAATCGGATTAGCCCGCGAAGGCGCAGGTACAGCCATAGTAGGCGATCCTGATATTTTAGCCGAGAGAATGAAAGAATACGAGGAAGCCGGAGTAGACACATTCATTTTATCCGGCTATCCGCATTTAGAAGAAGCATACCGATTCGCAGAGCTTGTGTTCCCGAAGCTGAATAAAGCATGA